The following are encoded in a window of Lacinutrix sp. WUR7 genomic DNA:
- the radA gene encoding DNA repair protein RadA yields MAKVKTTFFCQNCGSQYAKWQGQCTSCKEWNTIVEEVIQKPEKSDWKTPTSTKKRVSKPLTINAIDASEDARLDTQDGEFNRVLGGGIVPGSLILLGGEPGIGKSTLLLQIALKLPYKTLYVSGEESQKQIKMRAERIHANNDTCFILTETKTQNIFKQIEALEPDIVVIDSIQTLHSDYIESSSGSISQIKECTTELIKFAKETATPVLLIGHITKDGNIAGPKILEHMVDTVLQFEGDRNHLFRILRANKNRFGSTNEIGIYEMQGSGLKEVSNPSEILISKKDEDLSGNAVASTIEGLRPLMIEVQALVSTAVYGTPQRSATGFNAKRLNMLLAVLEKRAGFLLGAKDVFLNITGGISVDDPAIDLAVVAAILSSNEDEALPKNYCFAAEVGLSGEIRPVQRVEQRILEAEKLGFSTIFVSKYNKIALKNLTIKIQLISTVEELVAFIL; encoded by the coding sequence ATGGCTAAAGTAAAAACAACTTTTTTTTGTCAGAACTGTGGATCGCAATACGCAAAATGGCAAGGACAATGTACTTCTTGTAAAGAGTGGAACACGATAGTAGAAGAGGTAATTCAAAAACCAGAAAAAAGCGACTGGAAAACACCAACTTCGACAAAAAAGCGTGTTTCAAAGCCGTTAACTATTAATGCTATAGATGCATCAGAAGATGCAAGGTTAGACACGCAAGATGGCGAGTTTAATCGCGTGCTTGGTGGCGGAATTGTACCCGGATCTTTAATCCTTTTAGGAGGAGAACCAGGAATAGGTAAAAGTACTTTATTGCTTCAAATAGCATTAAAACTGCCATATAAAACCTTATATGTTTCTGGTGAAGAAAGCCAAAAACAAATAAAAATGCGAGCAGAACGTATACATGCGAATAATGATACCTGCTTTATTCTTACCGAAACAAAAACCCAAAATATCTTTAAGCAAATTGAAGCGCTAGAGCCCGATATTGTGGTTATAGATTCTATACAAACCTTACATAGTGATTATATAGAATCGTCTAGCGGAAGTATTTCTCAAATTAAAGAATGTACTACAGAACTCATTAAATTTGCAAAAGAAACAGCAACTCCAGTGCTATTAATTGGTCATATTACAAAAGATGGAAACATTGCAGGACCAAAAATATTAGAGCACATGGTAGATACTGTACTTCAGTTTGAAGGAGATAGAAACCATCTTTTCAGAATTCTTCGTGCCAATAAAAACCGTTTTGGTTCTACTAATGAAATTGGTATTTATGAAATGCAAGGTTCTGGTTTAAAAGAAGTTTCTAACCCGAGTGAAATATTAATCTCTAAAAAAGATGAAGACTTGTCTGGTAACGCTGTTGCTTCTACTATTGAAGGATTAAGACCACTTATGATAGAAGTGCAAGCATTAGTTAGTACCGCAGTTTATGGTACGCCACAACGAAGTGCCACCGGATTTAATGCGAAAAGATTAAATATGCTGTTAGCAGTTTTAGAAAAACGAGCTGGTTTTCTCCTTGGTGCAAAAGATGTATTTTTAAATATTACAGGAGGAATATCTGTAGATGATCCAGCAATAGATTTGGCTGTTGTAGCTGCAATTTTATCTTCTAATGAAGATGAAGCACTACCAAAAAATTATTGCTTTGCCGCAGAGGTTGGCTTGTCTGGAGAAATTCGTCCCGTACAACGTGTGGAACAACGTATTCTGGAAGCCGAAAAATTAGGATTTTCTACCATATTTGTGTCTAAATACAATAAAATAGCACTTAAAAATCTAACAATAAAAATTCAATTAATATCTACGGTTGAGGAATTGGTAGCATTTATCCTATAG
- a CDS encoding glycogen/starch synthase, which yields MKDKRILYVSSEVVPYLPETEISSMSFETPRMVNQQGGQIRIFMPRYGNINERRHQLHEVIRLSGINLVINDLDMPLIIKVASIPKERIQVYFIDNDEYFKRKATLTDEDGKLFPDNDERAIFFAKGVIETVKKLNWSPDIIHVHGWLAALLPLYLKEYYKNEPLFNESKIVTSIYNQTFEGSLNKDMSNKVKFDNIEGDAIETLKKPTFTNLMKVAIDYSDALIVASEELPKDIETHLEASKKPVLEYKNKDEFSEAYTNFYNTEVLS from the coding sequence ATGAAAGATAAGAGGATATTGTATGTATCATCTGAGGTAGTACCTTATTTACCAGAAACCGAAATTTCTTCAATGTCGTTTGAAACACCTCGAATGGTAAACCAACAAGGTGGTCAGATTAGAATATTCATGCCTAGATATGGAAACATTAATGAAAGAAGACATCAATTACACGAAGTAATTAGACTTTCTGGAATTAATTTAGTGATTAATGATTTAGATATGCCGCTTATTATAAAAGTAGCATCTATACCAAAAGAGCGTATTCAGGTTTATTTTATAGATAATGATGAGTATTTTAAACGTAAAGCGACTTTAACAGACGAAGACGGTAAATTGTTTCCAGATAATGATGAGCGTGCTATTTTCTTTGCAAAAGGAGTTATAGAAACGGTGAAAAAATTAAACTGGTCTCCAGATATTATTCATGTTCATGGATGGTTGGCTGCTTTATTACCTTTATATCTTAAAGAATATTATAAAAACGAACCACTATTTAATGAAAGTAAAATAGTTACGTCTATATACAATCAAACCTTTGAAGGATCGTTAAACAAAGACATGTCTAACAAAGTGAAATTTGACAACATTGAAGGGGATGCAATAGAAACGCTTAAAAAACCAACTTTTACAAATTTAATGAAAGTTGCTATTGACTATTCTGATGCTTTAATAGTTGCATCTGAAGAATTACCAAAAGACATTGAAACCCATTTAGAAGCATCTAAAAAACCAGTATTAGAGTACAAAAATAAAGATGAATTTAGTGAAGCTTACACCAATTTTTACAACACAGAAGTTTTAAGCTAA
- the panC gene encoding pantoate--beta-alanine ligase produces MNIFSEIKQIQKFIAQLKLKNQTIGFVPTMGALHQGHLSLVAEALANNDVAVVSVFVNPTQFDNAEDLKKYPRTLEKDADLLKTLSKDIIIYAPSVSDIYENNVVAQHFSFDGLEHEMEGKFRDGHFDGVGTIVKRLFEIITPDNAYFGEKDFQQLAIIKKLVEKYDIPVKITGCEIHRESNGLAMSSRNTRLKPVYKAAAPFIYKTLQTAKDKFGTKSANKVTEWVYKEFAKHELLKLEYFIMADVKTLKTVKRKSNKKNYRAFIAVYADDIRLIDNIALK; encoded by the coding sequence ATGAATATCTTTTCAGAAATAAAACAAATTCAAAAATTTATAGCCCAATTAAAGCTTAAAAACCAAACTATTGGTTTTGTGCCAACTATGGGAGCCTTGCACCAAGGTCATTTGTCTTTAGTAGCGGAGGCGCTAGCTAATAATGATGTTGCTGTAGTTAGTGTTTTTGTTAATCCGACACAGTTTGATAATGCCGAAGATTTAAAAAAATACCCAAGAACTTTAGAAAAAGATGCCGATTTATTAAAAACGTTGTCTAAAGATATTATAATATATGCACCTTCTGTAAGTGACATCTATGAAAACAACGTAGTAGCCCAACATTTTAGTTTTGATGGTCTAGAGCACGAAATGGAAGGTAAATTTAGAGATGGACATTTTGATGGTGTGGGTACTATTGTAAAACGTTTATTTGAAATTATAACACCAGATAATGCTTATTTTGGAGAAAAGGATTTTCAGCAATTAGCTATTATAAAAAAACTGGTAGAGAAGTATGACATTCCTGTGAAGATAACAGGGTGTGAAATACATAGAGAATCTAATGGTTTAGCTATGAGTTCTAGAAATACAAGGCTAAAACCCGTGTATAAAGCTGCGGCTCCTTTTATTTATAAAACATTACAAACGGCTAAAGATAAGTTTGGCACAAAAAGTGCTAATAAAGTTACAGAATGGGTTTACAAAGAGTTTGCTAAACATGAATTATTAAAGTTAGAATACTTTATTATGGCAGACGTAAAGACATTAAAAACAGTAAAAAGAAAATCAAATAAAAAAAACTATAGAGCGTTTATTGCTGTCTATGCAGATGACATTAGATTAATAGACAATATCGCACTGAAGTAA
- a CDS encoding LamG-like jellyroll fold domain-containing protein: MKLLNSAKYSRLLFFVIFLIAFQQGYSQCTPSGMFDYNNFNISNVQVLGDDASQINNYTGLDNATYSDYTAQSVTVTAGSTYSINVSHIKENWGNLKVVMWIDYQGDGSYVEVYNSGNYNNNGATTDTTNASIAISGSALPGTAVLRIAASYCSNCGGGASVSADSCTYTGRAEVEDYTLNINQVAVTPLVSDDELNVLKNSVSGVDNQINVASNDYIGTTGGDGEDYSLLTTSSNGTVTEISDGVFEYIPNNEFLGEDSFTYTICNSINQCETGVVTVYVGSGACAPISDSQGTHYITNVLLVGDTTTINNTSGDDGGYGNYIGTQSADLTRGSTYPIELSVSDNMASQNRSGWTVYMDLNRDGNITIAEEVWNSMNVNPVGSGEDQSLSNTDNTFNPGSITIPATAGLGKTILRIGVRQYWHSDNPCGTTSANPEEFEDYIVDIKNDAVSQDLDVYGNGLNIISGTTTTTTENYTNYNVYDINSGAVTRTFIIENTGVANLILQSPYVSLSGNAAFTVQNQPDITTLNPNQSTTFTIAFDPNVVGTFASTVSVHSNDPDENPFTFAIEGEGAQTFPDTDGDGVPDNVDIDDDNDGLTDTYESITCASYPNATTTDLVFLNETFGAGTNRIQINGNYAGATTTYCYEDGTGSCPATYNPTSVNDGDYTVHHTITNGDGVTGDINVDISDWAEGYWYTGGDHTAGDENGRMAIFNAAEDPGIFYSQDIIGVTTGVPIQFGFYAINIDRTDAPGLNDRNKPEVTITIYDNVGNEIASETSGLIPATSPAGDWVEVSASFISPVSQFKVVLTNSQLGGQGNDLAIDDIFVKQTLCDLDGDGVADVIDLDNDNDGIPNVVELGYVDDNFDATVYNDATNVWVDANGNGMHDAYEGLTALDSDGDGVPNHIDLDSDNDGVFDNVEYNGFGDIDVNGDGVGNGSDYQDTLVDDTEDDQDGDGILSAIDDNDNDTDGDSDTDHGTFSYNVPIDTDGDGIPDYLDIDSNDATNDPSNGTDISETIYAGLDANNDGIIDGNTDADADGLLDAFDTDDVNFGSPRDLDKSYSLFFDGRNDYVEDDNVISSGNATIMAWIKSEGDNTLNTNRIVAGQNKFYLVVNDLNNSVTVMLNGRAVLTSTDLVVDAIWTHVAATTNGSETILYVNGEAQGSPLSSGGVNADTSNFTIGRLADTDLNYFHGEIDEVRVFNSSLTETEIQRTVYQELEETENFNQGKIIPKDISENFIGANLIRYYKMDSFKDDITDDKVTPSIDQYTGAKLYNIKRIYFQTAPLPYKTIQDGLWTAQENWEHGNVWDIDVVANNKDWSIVDIRNNISTLASHTNLGLLVKDKKRFTVNEDNYINNSWYLELHGTIDLLEDSQLVQTDSSDLVTDIDGEILRRQEGASSYYWYNYWGSPVGNTEATALTNNNSTSNNENNTPFKISMLKDDAGDAMVFTSSNHQTGKLSSRWMYTYENGVTYYDYQTLTTNTNINSGVGYIHKGVGAEQGYIFKGKPNNGTIKVSVSDIGGSGSVSGVSKTEYLLGNPYASAIDVYKFIDDNAAVLEGSIQLWQQWAGTSHVTTEYEGGYAQVNKTGSVRAYQFVGGEGANNGSLDGTKTPSRYLAVAQGFMAEIKNSGSVVFNNSQRVFIKEADADGSSSNGSVFFRTTEDVSSTTTMGKIRLEFNALDGQETRRELLLGFSDATTDAYDYGYEAKNTDENHDDLSLLLDGENMSIQSYGEITPEKVIPLALKTSGNNSYNIKITETENIAEGQEIYLRDNLNDIYYNLNQDEGYTFLADEGEFNERFKIVFTNQSLSIDEVTANNNVVLYFNSNQNLLYAKQLNDDVKSLVVHNMLGQSVYAKEGVKASDLENGIRLENTSTGVYLVTLKTKSNSAITKKIIIQ; the protein is encoded by the coding sequence ATGAAACTACTTAATTCTGCTAAATATAGCAGGCTATTATTTTTTGTAATATTTTTAATAGCTTTTCAACAAGGATATTCCCAGTGCACTCCATCAGGAATGTTTGATTATAACAATTTTAATATCAGCAATGTGCAAGTGTTGGGGGATGATGCTAGCCAAATTAATAATTACACCGGTTTAGATAATGCTACATATTCCGATTACACGGCACAATCTGTAACGGTAACAGCAGGAAGTACATATAGTATTAATGTAAGTCATATTAAAGAGAATTGGGGGAATTTAAAAGTGGTTATGTGGATAGACTATCAGGGAGATGGTAGTTATGTAGAGGTTTATAATTCTGGTAATTATAATAATAATGGAGCTACTACAGATACAACAAATGCTTCTATTGCTATAAGTGGTTCCGCTCTTCCTGGAACAGCAGTGTTAAGAATTGCTGCTTCTTATTGTTCAAATTGTGGTGGTGGTGCAAGTGTTAGTGCAGATAGTTGTACGTATACTGGTAGAGCAGAAGTAGAAGATTATACATTAAATATCAATCAAGTAGCAGTCACACCATTAGTTAGTGATGATGAATTAAATGTTTTAAAAAATAGTGTATCAGGTGTTGATAATCAGATAAATGTAGCATCCAATGATTATATTGGTACAACAGGAGGAGATGGTGAAGATTATAGTTTGTTAACAACATCTTCCAATGGAACGGTAACCGAAATTTCGGATGGTGTTTTTGAATATATTCCAAATAATGAATTTTTAGGAGAAGATAGTTTTACCTATACGATATGTAATAGTATAAATCAATGTGAAACTGGAGTAGTTACTGTTTATGTTGGTTCTGGAGCCTGTGCGCCTATAAGTGATTCGCAAGGAACGCATTATATAACCAATGTGTTACTAGTAGGAGATACTACTACCATAAATAATACCTCTGGAGATGATGGAGGTTATGGGAATTATATAGGTACACAAAGTGCCGATTTAACTAGAGGTTCTACATACCCAATAGAGCTTTCTGTTTCAGACAATATGGCGTCTCAAAATAGATCTGGTTGGACGGTTTATATGGATTTAAATAGAGATGGTAATATTACAATTGCTGAAGAGGTTTGGAATTCAATGAACGTAAATCCTGTAGGAAGTGGTGAAGATCAATCGTTGTCTAATACAGATAATACTTTTAACCCAGGTTCTATAACTATACCAGCAACAGCGGGGTTAGGTAAAACTATTTTACGTATTGGAGTAAGACAATATTGGCATTCCGATAATCCTTGTGGAACAACATCTGCTAATCCGGAAGAATTTGAAGATTATATTGTAGACATAAAAAATGATGCTGTTTCTCAAGACCTAGATGTGTATGGTAATGGTCTTAATATTATTTCTGGAACAACCACAACAACCACAGAAAACTATACAAACTATAATGTATACGATATTAACTCTGGGGCAGTAACAAGAACATTTATTATAGAAAATACAGGTGTAGCCAATTTAATATTGCAATCTCCTTATGTAAGTCTATCTGGTAATGCTGCATTTACTGTGCAAAATCAACCAGACATTACTACATTAAACCCTAATCAATCTACTACATTCACAATCGCTTTTGACCCAAACGTAGTTGGAACATTCGCATCTACAGTATCTGTACATTCTAATGATCCAGATGAAAACCCTTTTACTTTTGCAATAGAAGGAGAAGGTGCACAAACTTTTCCAGATACAGATGGAGATGGTGTACCAGATAATGTTGATATTGATGATGATAACGATGGGTTAACAGATACTTATGAATCTATAACTTGTGCTAGTTATCCTAATGCTACAACTACAGATCTTGTTTTTTTAAATGAAACCTTTGGAGCTGGAACTAATAGAATTCAAATTAATGGTAATTACGCAGGAGCAACTACTACCTATTGTTATGAAGATGGTACAGGTTCTTGTCCAGCAACTTATAACCCAACAAGTGTAAATGACGGAGATTATACTGTACACCATACTATTACTAATGGAGATGGCGTTACAGGCGATATTAATGTAGATATTTCAGATTGGGCAGAGGGTTATTGGTATACAGGAGGAGATCATACAGCAGGAGATGAAAATGGTAGAATGGCTATTTTTAATGCAGCAGAAGATCCAGGTATTTTTTATAGTCAAGATATCATAGGAGTAACAACTGGAGTACCAATACAATTTGGGTTTTATGCTATAAATATAGATCGTACAGATGCTCCAGGTCTAAATGATAGAAATAAGCCGGAAGTTACTATAACTATTTATGATAATGTTGGTAATGAAATAGCGTCAGAAACATCTGGTTTAATTCCAGCAACAAGCCCAGCTGGAGATTGGGTAGAGGTTTCTGCAAGTTTTATTAGCCCAGTTTCTCAATTTAAAGTAGTATTAACAAACTCGCAATTAGGGGGACAAGGAAATGATTTAGCAATTGATGATATTTTTGTAAAACAAACACTTTGTGATTTAGATGGAGATGGTGTTGCAGATGTTATTGATTTAGATAATGACAATGATGGAATTCCTAACGTAGTAGAGTTGGGTTATGTTGATGATAATTTTGACGCTACAGTCTACAATGACGCTACTAACGTTTGGGTAGATGCTAACGGAAATGGAATGCACGATGCCTATGAAGGTTTAACCGCTTTAGATTCTGATGGTGATGGCGTACCTAATCATATCGATTTAGATAGTGATAACGATGGTGTTTTTGACAACGTAGAATATAACGGATTTGGTGATATAGATGTAAATGGAGACGGAGTAGGAAACGGTTCAGATTATCAAGATACTTTGGTCGATGATACAGAAGACGATCAAGATGGAGATGGTATCTTATCAGCAATAGATGACAATGATAATGATACCGATGGAGATTCTGATACAGACCATGGTACCTTTAGTTATAATGTGCCTATAGATACAGATGGAGATGGTATTCCAGATTATTTAGATATAGATAGTAATGACGCTACTAATGATCCTTCTAATGGAACAGATATTAGTGAAACTATATACGCAGGGTTAGATGCAAATAATGACGGAATTATTGATGGTAATACAGATGCCGATGCAGATGGATTATTAGATGCTTTTGATACAGATGATGTGAATTTTGGTTCTCCAAGAGATTTAGATAAGTCGTATAGTCTTTTCTTTGACGGAAGAAATGATTACGTAGAAGATGATAATGTTATCTCTAGCGGAAACGCAACAATCATGGCTTGGATAAAATCGGAAGGAGATAATACATTAAATACAAATAGAATTGTTGCAGGTCAAAATAAATTTTATTTAGTAGTTAATGATTTGAATAATTCGGTAACAGTAATGCTAAATGGTCGTGCTGTTTTAACATCTACAGATTTAGTTGTAGATGCTATTTGGACACATGTAGCAGCAACTACAAACGGAAGCGAAACCATACTTTATGTAAATGGGGAAGCACAAGGATCTCCTTTAAGTTCTGGAGGTGTTAATGCAGATACATCTAATTTTACAATAGGAAGACTTGCAGATACAGACTTAAATTATTTTCATGGAGAAATAGACGAAGTAAGAGTCTTTAATAGCAGCCTTACGGAAACAGAAATTCAAAGAACCGTATATCAAGAATTAGAAGAAACCGAAAATTTTAACCAAGGAAAAATAATTCCAAAAGATATTTCTGAAAATTTTATAGGAGCAAATTTAATTCGTTATTACAAAATGGATAGCTTTAAAGATGATATTACAGATGATAAAGTTACACCAAGTATAGATCAATATACAGGAGCTAAGCTTTATAATATCAAGAGAATTTACTTTCAAACGGCGCCACTGCCATACAAAACAATTCAAGATGGTTTATGGACCGCTCAAGAAAATTGGGAACATGGGAACGTTTGGGATATTGATGTTGTAGCAAATAATAAGGACTGGAGTATTGTTGATATTCGTAATAATATTTCTACACTAGCATCACACACAAACTTAGGATTGTTAGTTAAAGACAAAAAAAGGTTTACAGTCAATGAGGATAATTATATTAATAATTCATGGTATTTAGAACTTCATGGTACTATTGATTTATTAGAAGACTCACAGCTGGTGCAAACAGATAGCAGCGATTTAGTTACAGATATTGACGGTGAAATATTAAGACGTCAAGAAGGTGCATCTAGTTATTATTGGTATAACTATTGGGGTTCTCCTGTCGGAAATACAGAAGCAACAGCCTTGACGAACAATAATAGTACTTCTAACAATGAAAATAATACACCTTTTAAAATCAGTATGTTAAAGGATGATGCAGGAGATGCTATGGTATTTACTAGTTCTAACCACCAAACCGGAAAGTTAAGTTCTCGTTGGATGTATACGTATGAGAATGGAGTAACTTATTATGATTACCAAACATTAACAACAAATACAAATATAAATTCTGGAGTAGGTTATATTCATAAAGGAGTTGGGGCTGAACAAGGATATATTTTTAAAGGGAAACCAAATAATGGAACCATAAAAGTAAGTGTTTCCGATATTGGAGGTTCAGGATCTGTATCAGGAGTGTCAAAAACGGAATATCTTTTAGGTAATCCTTATGCATCTGCAATAGACGTTTATAAGTTTATAGATGATAATGCCGCTGTTCTAGAAGGAAGTATCCAACTATGGCAACAATGGGCAGGAACTTCTCATGTAACCACAGAATATGAAGGTGGTTATGCACAAGTAAATAAAACAGGATCTGTACGCGCATATCAATTTGTAGGAGGCGAAGGTGCAAATAATGGTTCGTTAGACGGAACCAAAACACCATCAAGATATTTGGCAGTTGCACAGGGTTTTATGGCAGAAATAAAGAATAGCGGATCTGTAGTTTTTAATAATAGCCAACGGGTTTTTATAAAAGAAGCAGATGCAGATGGATCTTCATCTAATGGGTCTGTGTTTTTTAGAACAACAGAAGATGTTTCATCTACAACTACTATGGGTAAAATAAGATTAGAGTTTAATGCTCTAGATGGTCAAGAAACGCGAAGAGAATTATTATTAGGTTTTAGTGATGCAACCACAGATGCTTATGATTATGGTTACGAAGCTAAAAATACAGATGAGAATCATGATGATTTAAGTCTGTTATTAGATGGTGAGAATATGTCTATACAATCGTACGGAGAAATAACACCTGAAAAAGTTATACCATTAGCATTAAAAACATCTGGAAATAACAGTTATAATATCAAAATTACAGAAACAGAAAATATAGCGGAAGGTCAAGAAATCTATTTAAGAGACAACTTAAATGATATATACTATAATTTAAATCAAGATGAAGGGTATACCTTTTTAGCAGATGAGGGAGAGTTTAATGAACGTTTTAAAATTGTATTTACAAATCAAAGCTTGAGTATCGATGAGGTAACTGCAAATAATAATGTAGTACTTTACTTTAATTCCAATCAGAATCTGTTATACGCGAAACAACTTAATGATGATGTTAAATCATTAGTTGTACATAATATGTTAGGTCAAAGTGTCTATGCTAAAGAAGGTGTTAAAGCTTCCGACTTAGAAAATGGAATCCGATTAGAAAACACCAGTACAGGAGTGTACTTAGTTACTCTAAAAACGAAGAGTAATTCCGCAATAACTAAAAAAATCATAATTCAATAA
- a CDS encoding alpha/beta hydrolase, with product MKALIYAIVLLFTFQFSNAQVQYETFDSQKLNDTREIKIQLPRGYDENTNKSYPLIIVFDGDYMFEIVAGNVDYYSYWENMPEAIVVGVNQLDKRRDDTNYSEQSSLPVDSGADFFEFVGMELVPHLEKKYRTENFKVAIGHGETANFINYFMLKPLPLFQAYISISPDLAPDMATYIPERLKGFETKLFYYLATSTNDVKSIKAKTEALNTNIKALDNKNVLYNFDVFEGPSHYALPAHAIPKALESIFLVFQPISKKEYKETILKLEGSPVTYLLDKYQTIEDLFGIKKQILVNDFKAISAAINKNEQYIYYEELGKLARKQYPETMLGNYYLARFYEETNEPKKAMKTYQSAFMLEEIAGLTKDLMLEKSDEIKADFGY from the coding sequence ATGAAAGCATTAATCTACGCGATAGTTTTACTTTTTACATTTCAATTTTCTAACGCTCAAGTACAATACGAAACTTTCGATTCGCAAAAATTGAATGATACTCGTGAAATAAAAATTCAATTACCAAGAGGTTATGATGAAAACACCAATAAAAGCTATCCGTTAATTATAGTTTTTGATGGGGATTATATGTTTGAAATAGTAGCGGGTAATGTCGATTATTATTCCTATTGGGAAAACATGCCAGAAGCAATAGTTGTTGGTGTTAATCAATTAGATAAACGAAGAGATGATACTAATTATTCAGAACAAAGTTCTTTGCCAGTAGATTCTGGAGCAGATTTTTTTGAATTTGTAGGCATGGAACTCGTTCCGCATTTAGAAAAAAAGTACAGAACAGAAAACTTTAAAGTTGCTATTGGTCATGGGGAAACAGCAAATTTTATTAACTATTTTATGTTGAAACCATTGCCTTTGTTTCAAGCGTATATTAGTATAAGTCCAGATTTAGCACCAGATATGGCTACGTATATTCCGGAAAGATTAAAAGGATTTGAAACAAAACTCTTTTATTATTTAGCAACATCTACTAATGACGTAAAATCTATAAAAGCTAAAACGGAAGCCTTAAACACTAATATTAAAGCATTAGATAATAAAAATGTGCTTTATAATTTTGATGTTTTTGAAGGACCTTCCCATTATGCATTACCAGCACATGCCATCCCAAAAGCGCTAGAAAGTATTTTTTTAGTTTTTCAGCCAATTAGTAAAAAAGAATACAAAGAGACTATTCTTAAATTAGAGGGATCTCCAGTGACTTATTTGTTAGATAAATACCAAACTATTGAAGATTTATTCGGAATAAAAAAACAAATATTGGTGAATGATTTTAAAGCGATATCTGCAGCAATAAATAAAAATGAACAATACATTTATTACGAAGAATTAGGGAAATTAGCACGTAAGCAATATCCAGAAACCATGTTAGGAAACTATTATCTAGCACGTTTTTATGAAGAAACGAATGAGCCTAAAAAAGCCATGAAAACCTACCAGTCAGCATTTATGTTAGAAGAAATAGCTGGCCTAACTAAGGATTTAATGTTGGAGAAATCAGACGAGATTAAAGCAGATTTTGGCTATTAA
- the panD gene encoding aspartate 1-decarboxylase — translation MQIQVVKSKIHRVKVTGADLNYIGSITIDEDLMDAANIIQGEKVQIVNNNNGARLETYAIPGPRNSGEITLNGAAARLVSPGDVLILITYAFMKLKKAKTFKPALVFPDEATNLLK, via the coding sequence ATGCAAATACAAGTAGTAAAATCTAAAATTCACCGAGTAAAAGTTACCGGAGCAGACCTTAATTATATTGGTAGTATAACTATTGATGAAGATTTAATGGATGCCGCGAACATTATTCAAGGTGAAAAAGTGCAAATTGTAAATAATAACAATGGCGCTCGTTTAGAAACGTATGCCATTCCAGGGCCAAGAAATTCTGGTGAAATCACATTAAACGGGGCTGCCGCAAGGTTAGTATCTCCAGGAGATGTGCTTATTTTAATTACCTATGCTTTTATGAAACTTAAAAAAGCAAAAACATTTAAGCCGGCGTTGGTTTTCCCAGATGAGGCAACCAACCTTTTAAAATAA